The sequence CAAACAGTAGTAGTGTTATTACCACACAAGAGAATTACAATAATGACCCTACAAGCACCGCCCTTACCTTGCAAATATCAAACAGCTCCTTGTACTGCCGCAGCATCACCACCACCAAAACAACGACCGTCATGGAAACCACTGCTCCTATTTCCAAAGCAAGTAAGGTTCACGAATGTTCCATTTGCGGTGCCGAATTCACCTCTGGCCAAGCCTTGGGTGGTCATATGAGGAGGCACAGGGGTTTGTTGACCGTTTCTTCCGCCACAGCggcaaccacaaccaccaccactACAACTACATCATCATCTATTAGTGGTGCAAATGCTGATCATCAAGagaccaagaacaataataataatgtcaACAAGAATATTTTGAAGCTGGATCTCAATCTTCCGGCACCGGAAGATGATCATCACAACAGGGTACCAAAGTTCTCTTTCCAGTCCAAAGAGAAAGTTATTGTGTTCTCTTCTGCAGCTTCTCTCGTAGATTGCCATTATTAGATTGTTCATAATAATATATAGCCTCACTCCGATCCTCTCTATCATTGATTAAGTGTTCAGTTATATTGACATTTCTTAACTCTTTCATATTGTCCATTTGTCGTTATTTTCACTCCATTAACCCTTGTATACATTCAATGATTCTTTCAGTTAATATTCAAAATTAATTTGAACTTTTATTCAGACTCTGGTTTTGAAATATATACTTACGTGCACAATTTATTCCTCTTATATTCATTGTATATATTGGTTTGAGAAATTCTTTAGTACCATGTTTTTGGTTCGACAATTAGAAGGAATCTAAGTATAGGGAGAGCAACGGAGATACAAGATAGATACTTCATATgaatttctctttgtttttagtcTCAATAAAATCATGTCATCCATATTTAAACTTTATTATTATGAATTTTATTAAATTGGTCAACGAGTGAAATGTCATATATATATAAcgattttttatatattttttatatcttcttcttttcatattaaaaattattaatcaaagataaaaaattttgtttttagtaTATATAATAAAAAGCATACAAACATCATTTTTCATTATTAAAATAACCTTCCGCTAAGATATTAGAATAAAGGTTGTAAATCAGGTATCGGTGAGTGAAGGATTAATGCACATATGAGATATGGACGATGTTAACGAGATAATATTTAAGATTATTTTATGTAACatgatatttaaaattttatacatattggtacacgaaattgtgatctctggtaatggctccaaaaacttggtgctctaatcttaattcataatttgtcacaactttgatacaactaaccagtaagtgcactgggtcgtccaagtaataaaaccttacgtgagtaagggtcgatcccacggagattgtcggcttgaagcaagctatggtcaccttgtaaatctcagtcagacggatatcaaatggttatggagttttcgaataataataataaataaacagaaaataaagatagaaatacttatgtaaattattggtgagaatttcagataagcgtatagagatgctttcgttcctctgaacctctgctttcctgctgtcttcatccaaccaatcctactcctttccatggcaagttgtatgttaggcatcaccgttgtcaatggctacatcttgtcctctcaatgaaaatggtccaatgcgctgtcactgcatggctaatcatctgtcggttctcgatcatactggaataggatccattgatccttttgcgtctgtcactacgcccagcactcgcgagtttgaagctcgtcacagccatcccttcccagatccgatcctactcgaaataccacagacaaggtttagaccttccagatctcaggaatggctatccatgggttctaacttataccacgaagacactaatagctcggactcggtcccctgtattagatatccaagagatatccattcaatctaaggtagaacggaagtggttgtcaggcacgcgttcgtagggaatgatgatgattgtcacattcatcatattcatgttgaagtgcgaatgaatatcttagaagcggaataagttgaattgaatagaaaatagtagtaattgcattaattcatgaggaacagtagagctccacaccttaatctatggagtgtagaaactctaccctTGAAAATAGATAAGTgataaggttcaggcatggccgaatggccagcccccaaacgtgatcagtagatcaaaagataatccaaagatgaaaatataatagtaagaagtcctatttatactaaactagttactagggtttacagaagtaagtaattgatgcataaatccactttcgggacccacttggtgtgtgcttgggctgagcttgaagtttacacgtgcagaggcttcttttggagttgaacgccaagttgtaacgtgtttttggcgttcaactctggttcgtgacgtgtttctggcgtttaactccagactacagcgcagaactggcgttcaacgcccttttgcatcgtctaaactcggccaaagtatggactattatatatttctggaaagccttggatgtctactttcgaacggAATTAGAAGCGTACCATTTtaagttctatagctccagaaaatccactttgagtgcagggaggtcagaatccaacagcatcatcagtccttcttcaacctctgaatctgatttttgctcaagtccctcaatttcagccagaaaatacctgaaatcacagaaaaacacacaaactcatagtaaagtccagaaatgtgaatttaacataaaaactaataaaaacatccctaaaagtaactagatcctactaaaaacatactaaaaataatgccaaaaagcgtataaattatccgctcaacacaacaccaaacttaaattgttgcttgtccccaagcaactgaaaatcaaataggataaaaagaagagaatatactataaattcaaaaatatcaatgaaacatagctccaatcagatgagcgggacttgtagctttttgcctcttgaatagttttggcatctcactttatccattgaagttcagaataattggcatctataagaactcagagttcagatagtgttattgattctcctagttcaatgtgttgattcttgaacacagctactttatgagtcttggccgtggccctaagcactttgttttccagtattaccaccggatacataaatgccacagacacataactgggtgaaccttttcagattgtgactcagctttgctaaagtccccaattagacgtgtccagggttcttaagcacactcttttttaagtctatactgaaacagtttaacttttcatataacacctaaccctagtcgcaactcaagtaccaactaagttgccctagttcgttcactagtctctgtctgtttttctgtcgttaaaattttacagactttttctttggtttttatcttttctttaactttttatcttttatttatctttgcctcactaatatgttcttaccactccctaagtgttttatgaaggtaagtATGGGATTCTGCGCTTAaaattgtctttctaaagcttttacagaaaactgccttttctgtattattttattatttttattaaaataatatttttaattaaatattattatttaatattttattgtttttttattattttatcattaaattttcgaaaattaactttcttttacttttaacttttaaaattcactttttaccacccgtaacttttaatatttctacttttaccaccctaactttcagaaattaccgaataacccctcaaacaccaaaataattacaaccttgccctttttaagatctaaaaggtgttcttcaatgttcttcatcacactcaaagtgttcttcgtgttcttcataaattcttcagattctttctctgtttttacccgtttattagtcttttcagcaaccggttattaccataattcataataaattagcagccactaaaaccccatcttttctacatgatttcaacacaaattgaacctcaatttagcttagggtttcatttttccagcttcccaagaacatgaactttaaagcttgaatttcatcaaatttcatcaaaatttcaccaaaatttcaacaagaatcactcatataaatcatcaatttcaagcacagccaaaccatatcataatcacacaactcaaatacaatcaatcaagattaaattcttCAATCCCTACCTgcttttgctgctcctaattcggttaaactttcaggtggtccttaagcactttttcctccaaaatcacatcaagaacaactttaaatccaaaaactctcaactgaccaaatctcactcagtatgttaggaagagatatctcaccttagacttactggaaattcatgtttcttggccctcaagtcaagttaagcatgattcctaaggaagaacatcaagaaaacacatgttttgcatggttttccttgaaaaccgaattgaaatgggagggagacagccatctcaccttatttccagccttgataaattacatggttatgtagaggaagaagagaggatcattttggtgaaatcggagttttgatttgagttttggttcagaagaaatcaagatttaaagattaagtgttcatgaaagtttctctcttttctctcttgttattttcggccaaaatgaggAAATGAGATAGCCTTGGAgttcttgggggtgtaaggtgagttgtgattggttggcttggaggtggattaaaataatattaaaatatctctggtgtacaactactaaaactaggtgtatcggaacactcgtaaaaacatctctaaaaattattttctaagatactagcataaatgacactagtaacatatttattatgagaatagtacatgtataatgaggccttagcattgctaaattcatcagagagtgttggtgctaagctgcaccagtaa is a genomic window of Arachis ipaensis cultivar K30076 chromosome B06, Araip1.1, whole genome shotgun sequence containing:
- the LOC107648187 gene encoding zinc finger protein ZAT5-like, whose amino-acid sequence is MEQQVEEEHVVRSNKNNNNDHMQIMMKGKRTKRQRLPSPLRLAMAMPSSTSSTSSFGLDTPTTTARTEDEDNNDEDMANCLILLAQGGGGRGTRHNNKKESIFNLYDCKTCNRSFPSFQALGGHRASHKKPKILTNSSSVITTQENYNNDPTSTALTLQISNSSLYCRSITTTKTTTVMETTAPISKASKVHECSICGAEFTSGQALGGHMRRHRGLLTVSSATAATTTTTTTTTSSSISGANADHQETKNNNNNVNKNILKLDLNLPAPEDDHHNRVPKFSFQSKEKVIVFSSAASLVDCHY